The following is a genomic window from Leptotrichia trevisanii DSM 22070.
TTTGAATTTTATTATTTCGCTAAAAAAATTAATTTTTAATGCTTCAAGTTTATTTATTTTTCTTCATTTTTATAATTAAAATTTTTTTATTTTATTACTCTTTTCTCTTAATAAATTTTAAGTGTAAATATCACTTTTTATTTTGACAGGTACTTGTTAATTTTTCTGCTGGTTCTATGTAAGAACAGTAAATTTGAAATTAGCAAAAATCCAATTATTACAACACACAAAATTAAAATAAATAAATTAATTTCTGTATTTAAAATAATATTCCAGATTATTAAAATTCCCAAAGGAAAAATTACAAAAGAAGTCCGACTGCCTGGAGAAAATTTTCTATATTTAACTGCATCATACATATGCGGTATTAAATGGACAATATATACAATAAATAATGACAGCACTATTTCATATATATTAAACTCACTTGCTGTAAAGAGTAATATTGAAGAAATTATAAATTCTTCAGCAATCATTAATGAAATTGTTTCTGTTGATGGATAATTTTCTTTTTTCTTTAAGAATAATTCATTTTTCATATGTTTTACTATCTTATTTTTCTCTATAAATTTTTTTATAAAAATAATTTCTTCAAATTCATGTATCATAAATA
Proteins encoded in this region:
- a CDS encoding HXXEE domain-containing protein, translated to MEIYKLSFMAIVLFMIHEFEEIIFIKKFIEKNKIVKHMKNELFLKKKENYPSTETISLMIAEEFIISSILLFTASEFNIYEIVLSLFIVYIVHLIPHMYDAVKYRKFSPGSRTSFVIFPLGILIIWNIILNTEINLFILILCVVIIGFLLISNLLFLHRTSRKINKYLSK